The DNA segment TAAGAAATCCAATTTCCTGTACCGGCTGGAAACGCCCGACCGGCTGGGCCAGGCAGGCATACATAAAATAGGCCTGGGGGTGTTGATTGGCCTGGAGGACTGGCGTACGGATTCATTTTTTACGGCTTTGCACCTGGATTACCTGGAAAAAACCTACTGGCAAAGCAAATACAGCATTTCATTTCCGAGGTTGCGGCCTTTTAGCGGGGGGCTGGAGCCTAAGGTGGCGATGAGCGACAGGGAGCTGGTGCAGCTGATCTGCGCTTACCGCTTGTTTAATGAGGAGGTTGAGCTGTCCATCTCGACCAGGGAATCGCAGGTATTCAGGGACAATATCATTAAGCTGGGCATTACTGCCATGAGTGCAGGTTCTAAGACCAATCCCGGTGGCTATGTGGTAGAACCGGCCTCGCTGGAGCAGTTTGAGATATCGGACGAGCGCAGTGCAAAAGAAATTGCGGCCATGCTTGCACAGCAGGGCTATGAAGCCGTTTGGAAAGATTGGGACAACAGTTTGGTTTAAGGAAATGGAAAATCAGAAACGTTACGACAGGCAGGTCATCCTTCCGGAAATTGGCCTGGATGGGCAGCAAAAACTTAAAAATGCGAGGGTGCTTGTTATTGGGGCGGGTGGCCTGGGCTGTCCCCTGCTCCTGTACCTTGCCGCTGCAGGTATAGGCCATATGGGCATAGCCGACCATGATGTGGTGGACGAGAGCAACCTGCAGCGGCAGATTTTATACCAGATGGCGGATATAGGAGGCTTAAAAGCCGAAATTGCGGTAAACAAGCTTGGCTTGCTGAACCCGGATGTGGATTTCAGGGCTTATCCCTTTAAACTGGGTATGGAAAATGCGGCTGAACTGATTGCTGTCTACGACCTGATCATCGATGGTTCTGACAATTTCCCTACCCGCTACCTGGTAAATGATACCTGTGTGGCCTTAAATAAAACACTGGTATTTGGTTCTATATTTCGATTTGAAGGGCAGGTAACGGTATTTAATCATAAAGGGGGACCAGATTACCGTTCCCTTTACCCCGAGCCACCGGCAGCAACTGAAATGCCCAATTGTGCTGAAGCCGGGGTAATTGGTACGTTGCCCGGAATTACAGGCACCTTAATGGCCAATGAGGCCATCAAGATCATTTGTGGCTTTGGTGAGGTATTGTCGGGGAAACTGCTGCTGTTTAATGCACTGAACAATGAAATGCAGGTATTTGGCTTTGGCAGTCACAATGTGCAAAACCGGCGCGCTGTAGGGCAGAAAGGAAAGATGGATGTACCGGCCCTGCCCGGACCACATGAAATCAGCCCCGGTCAGCTCGCAGAATGGAAAAATGAAAACATAGCGTATCAGCTGATAGACGTAAGGGAAGCTTATGAATACGAAGAATACCATATTGGTGGCATCAATATCCCCCTTTATGAATTAAGCCAGCACATCCCCGCCCTGCTTCAGTATGAAAAGATCGTTTTTTGCTGTGCTTCAGGAACAAGGAGCAAAATTGCACTAAACCTGATGAAGAATAATCATAAAGCTGAGTGCTATACTTTAATCGTTTCTGCAAATCAGCAAACATAATGTTACCTTTGCAGTATGATAGCAATAGGACAATACAACGATCTGAGAATTATAAAAAAAACAGAAGAAGGTCTGATTTTAACTGAAGGGGAAAAAGAGGTATTACTGCCTTATGTTGATGTACCTAAAGCGGCTGAAATTGGCGATAACCTGAATGTTTTTGTGTTTATGCAAAAAGATGGCAGGTTGCAGGCTACCACAAAAAGACCTTTGGCCTGCGTAGGTGATTTTGCTTATCTGACTGTTGTTGATGAAACTGAAGATGGCGGTGCTTTTATGGATATCGGTTTGGGTAAGGATATTTATGTACCTAAACGCGAACAAAAACGCCCGATGTTTAAAGGTGACAAGCATGTGGTATATGTTTTTCTGGATGAGAGCAACGACCGTATGCTGGCCTCGTCCAAGCTGCTGAACTTTGTGGAAGAAGAAGATATAGACCTTGAAGAAGGTGATGAAGTGAGTTTACTGATTGTTGACCGCTCGGATATGGGTTATAATGCAATTGTTGACAACAAATACATTGGCCTCTTGTATACCAATGAGTTATTTGATGAACTGAACCCAGGGGAAACCAGGAAGGGCTGGATCAAAAAGATCCGTGTAGAAGGTAAGATCGACCTGAGCTTACAGCCTATGGGCTATGGGCATATCCTGGAAACCAAGGATGTATTGCTGGAAGAGCTGAAAGACAGTGGCGGTGTAATTGCTTTGGGCGATAAAAGTTCACCTGAAGACATTTACCAGCGTTTTAAGATCAGCAAAAGTGCTTTTAAGAAAGCAATTGGTGGTTTGTATAAAGAAAGGCTGATCACGATCTCTGATCATGAGATCAGAGTTAATGTTGATCATGAAGCTGAATAATAGCAGGATTGGAGTAGCATGAAGATTAGTTTAACAGAAAAATAAACCATGCTATTCATTGTCTGGCATCTGCTCCCCGGCTTTTTAACAAAGCCGGGAAACAGCGCCTAGGCCAATTCATAGCAGGTATATTTTTCTGTTTTAGCATGATGCATAACCTGGGTGTCTCTCCTAAGCATCATGCTATGAAAGTAAAAATACTTGCTTTTTTACTTTCTTAAATATTCCCTTTCTTCAATTCTTTAACCGCATAATCGGATGCACGCGCAGTTAATGCCATAAAGGTTAAAGATGGGTTCTGACAGGCAATAGATGGCATACAGGAACCATCAGTAACGAATACATTGCTGACTTCATGCATTTGGTTCCATTTGTTGAGCACCGATGTTTTCGGGTCATTCCCCATTCTGGCGGTTCCCATTTCATGGATGGCCATACCCGGATAACAACCATTGTCATAGGTTTTGATGTTTTTCATGCCTGCTGCTTCCAGCATTTCGGCGGCATCGTTCATCATATCGATACGCATCTTTTTCTCGTTCTCCTTGTACTCACAATCAATAGCCAGTACCGGCTGTCCCCATTTGTCTTTTTTGGTTTTATCGATGTAAACCCGGTTTTCATAGTAAGGCAACATTTCTCCAAAGCCGCCCAGGCCCATAGTCCAGGCCCCTGGTTTGTTCATTTTATCTTTAAAATCAGCACCTATGGCCAGTTCCGCCACATCACTTTGCCAGTTTTTCCGGCTGGCACCACCCTGGTAGCCAAAGCCACGTAAATAATCACGTTTATCGCTGCCGACATTGCGGTACCGGGGCACATAAATCCCGTTTGCACGGCGACCGAAGGTATATTTATCTTCAAAACCAAGCGCTTCAGCCGATGCACCGCAACGGAAATGGTGGTCCATCAGGTTATGGCCCAGTTGTCCGCTTCCATTGCCCAGACCGTTAGGGTGTGCTTCGGAAGTAGAGTTCAAAAGGATAAATGTGGAACCTAAGGTAGAACCATTTACAAAAACAATTTTTGCATAGAATTCCATTGTTTTCTGCGTTTCCGCATCTATCACCATTACACCTTTGGCCTTTTTGGTGTTTTTATCGTAAATGATATGGTTAACGATGGAATAAGGCCTTAGGGTGAGCCTGCCTGTAGCCTGGGCTGCCGGTAAGGTAGAAGATTGTGTACTGAAATAAGCACCAAAAGGACAGCCACGACTGCAGAGGTTACGGTACTGGCAATTGCCACGCCCTTTATGCGGAACAGTTAAATTTGCTACACGGCCAATGGTCATGATCCGTGTTCTTTTGTAATGCTCTTCAATGCGTTTTTTAACAGATTTCTCTACACAGTTCAGGTCCATAGGTGGCAGGAACTGTCCGTCGGGTAATAATGGCCAGTTTTCGGCCTGACCGCTGATACCGGCAAAACGTTCGGCATAATCGTACCATGGGGCAATATCTTTATAGCGGATGGGCCAGTCGTTTCCATGCCCATCCCTGGCATTGTCCTCAAAATTATGGTCGCTGAACCGGTAGCTCTGACGGCCCCACATTAAGGATTTGCCACCCACATGGAACCCGCGGTACCAGTCGAAACGCTTGTCTTCAGTATAAGGGCATTCCAGGTCGTTTACCCACCATTTTTCATTTGCTTCCTGATAAGGATAGTCCCTTTTCTGAACAGGGTGAGTTCTTTTTTGCTCTTCGGTGAGTTTGCCTGCATGCTGGAACTCCCATGGGTTTTTCATGGCAGAATCATAGTCCTTCACATGCTCTATGTTCATTCCCCGTTCCAGCATCAGCACCCTGAGGCCTTTTTCTGTAAGTTCTTTTGCAGCCCAGCCGCCACTGATCCCCGATCCTATGACGATAGCATCGTATGTATTTTCTTTCTTTAAATCTGTATTGATGTTCATGATGTGTAATTCCTTATTTTAAAACATTAGGTGGCCCATGACTTTTGTCCGGGTTTCAGTGTAGTGGCACCATCGTAACGACCCGGGATGGCGATGTATTCACGCGCCTGGGTACAACCGATCTCTGAGGCATAATATCCCAGAATGGTCAGGTCCCTTACAATGACAAAAAAATAAGGCACATTTTTTTTGGCTGCTCTATCAGCCTTTTGCTGTGTAATGGTATCAGTACGGAGCTTAGCTACCAGCTCCTCACGTTCTTTTACGCCTAGCAATAAGAAACTTTTGTTAAAATCTTTCATGGACCGGGCTTCCAGATCCTTTAAGCCTTCTGCAAAGGCTTCCTGCATTTTGGCAGGATAACAATCTTTGATCATCATAGGGATGAAACTGCCCAGGCCTGCAGCCTT comes from the Pedobacter heparinus DSM 2366 genome and includes:
- a CDS encoding GMC oxidoreductase, with amino-acid sequence MNINTDLKKENTYDAIVIGSGISGGWAAKELTEKGLRVLMLERGMNIEHVKDYDSAMKNPWEFQHAGKLTEEQKRTHPVQKRDYPYQEANEKWWVNDLECPYTEDKRFDWYRGFHVGGKSLMWGRQSYRFSDHNFEDNARDGHGNDWPIRYKDIAPWYDYAERFAGISGQAENWPLLPDGQFLPPMDLNCVEKSVKKRIEEHYKRTRIMTIGRVANLTVPHKGRGNCQYRNLCSRGCPFGAYFSTQSSTLPAAQATGRLTLRPYSIVNHIIYDKNTKKAKGVMVIDAETQKTMEFYAKIVFVNGSTLGSTFILLNSTSEAHPNGLGNGSGQLGHNLMDHHFRCGASAEALGFEDKYTFGRRANGIYVPRYRNVGSDKRDYLRGFGYQGGASRKNWQSDVAELAIGADFKDKMNKPGAWTMGLGGFGEMLPYYENRVYIDKTKKDKWGQPVLAIDCEYKENEKKMRIDMMNDAAEMLEAAGMKNIKTYDNGCYPGMAIHEMGTARMGNDPKTSVLNKWNQMHEVSNVFVTDGSCMPSIACQNPSLTFMALTARASDYAVKELKKGNI
- a CDS encoding CvfB family protein produces the protein MIAIGQYNDLRIIKKTEEGLILTEGEKEVLLPYVDVPKAAEIGDNLNVFVFMQKDGRLQATTKRPLACVGDFAYLTVVDETEDGGAFMDIGLGKDIYVPKREQKRPMFKGDKHVVYVFLDESNDRMLASSKLLNFVEEEDIDLEEGDEVSLLIVDRSDMGYNAIVDNKYIGLLYTNELFDELNPGETRKGWIKKIRVEGKIDLSLQPMGYGHILETKDVLLEELKDSGGVIALGDKSSPEDIYQRFKISKSAFKKAIGGLYKERLITISDHEIRVNVDHEAE
- a CDS encoding gluconate 2-dehydrogenase subunit 3 family protein, with the translated sequence MNRREALKNTAIWLGTAISATTFGVLFESFTLPENEKNTVSFSADQEKILAELADIIIPSTKDAPGAKAAGLGSFIPMMIKDCYPAKMQEAFAEGLKDLEARSMKDFNKSFLLLGVKEREELVAKLRTDTITQQKADRAAKKNVPYFFVIVRDLTILGYYASEIGCTQAREYIAIPGRYDGATTLKPGQKSWAT
- the moeB gene encoding HesA/MoeB/ThiF family protein, with translation MENQKRYDRQVILPEIGLDGQQKLKNARVLVIGAGGLGCPLLLYLAAAGIGHMGIADHDVVDESNLQRQILYQMADIGGLKAEIAVNKLGLLNPDVDFRAYPFKLGMENAAELIAVYDLIIDGSDNFPTRYLVNDTCVALNKTLVFGSIFRFEGQVTVFNHKGGPDYRSLYPEPPAATEMPNCAEAGVIGTLPGITGTLMANEAIKIICGFGEVLSGKLLLFNALNNEMQVFGFGSHNVQNRRAVGQKGKMDVPALPGPHEISPGQLAEWKNENIAYQLIDVREAYEYEEYHIGGINIPLYELSQHIPALLQYEKIVFCCASGTRSKIALNLMKNNHKAECYTLIVSANQQT